In Streptococcus pneumoniae, the sequence TTATGAACATCTACCCCTCCCAATAAGTCAATCATTTTCAAGAAAGAAGTGAAGTTCAATCGCACATAGTAATTGATATCCACTCCATAGAGATTTTCTAAGGTGTGAATGGACGAATCAACTCCATAAATGCCCGCATGGGTTAATTTATCTTTTTGATTATTTCCACTATCTGCGATTGGTACATAGGCATCACGTGGCGTTGTGGTCAAGAGGATTTTCTTGGTATCTCGATTGACAGTCATTAGGATATTGACATCTGATCGCGACACCGAACTAATAGGACCATAGGTGTCAATTCCACTAACATAGATATTGAAAGACTGATTCTTAGACGTCTTAGGAGCCTCTACTTTTTTAGTGAATCCCTTGGTATAAATCTTTTTTATCTTCGATGCGTAGTCTGGATACTCTGACTCGATGATATTTTCAAAGACACTATTTAGGACAATGGCCTTAGTCTCCCCTGCAATCAAACTCTTGTAAGCTGCCAAGTAAGACGAACTCTGGTTGACCGTCAAATCGGTATTCTGACTTGACTTGATATCAGCTAGTAGTTTTTGAATATTTTCATTATCAGTCCCAGTCGGTGCTGTCACACTCGTCAGTTGCGTAACATTTTCGATCTTACTATCTGCTAAAACAGCGACACTGATTGAATATTCTGAGTAATTAGAAGTCGCATTTAAACGATTGGTCAGTCCAACAAACTGCTGTACTGCAAAGAGCGACACTGAGCTGACAAGGATAGAGAACAGCAACAGAAAAATAGTAAACTTTTCAGCTTTTTTATAGATAATCAAGAGTAGCCCTACCAAGGCAACTAGTAGGACTAACGCAGTTACCACTAGGTTAAGATATCTAAAAGCAAGGATATTGTACTTAAAGATTAAGAACAATAAAAAACAAATTAACAATAAATAAATAGTCAGCAAAACGATATTAACACTTCGCTTCACTTTCTGTGAACGTGATTTTTTAAAACGTCTACTCATGATTAACACCTATACCTTGAACATCATACAATTATATCACTTTTTTACGGTAATGTCTACACCTTTATTTTCACTATCTGCATCTTTAAGTATCTTAGTAGACTTCCCGCGAACCAAAAATATAGTAAAATGAAATAAGAATAGGACAAATCAATCAGGACAGTCAAATCGATTTCTAACAATGTTTTAGAATCAGATGTGTACTATTCTAGTTTCAATATAATATAGTACACAATGTGGTATAATCTTCTTATGGCATATTCAATAGATTTTCGTAAAAAAGTTCTCTCTTATTGTGAGCGAACAGGTAGTATAACAGAAGCATCACACGTTTTCCAAATCTCACGTAATACCATTTATGGCTGGTTAAAGCTAAAAGAGAAAACAGGAGAGCTAAACCACCAAGTAAAAGGAACAAAACCAAGAAAAGTTGATAGAGATAGACTTAAAAACTATCTTACTGACAATCCAGACGCTTATTTGACTGAAATAGCTTCTGACTTTGGCTGTCATCCAACTACCATCCACTATGCGCTCAAAGCTATGGGCTACACTCGAAAAAAGAACCACACCTACTATGAACAAGACCCAGAAAAAGTAGCCTTATTTCTTAAGAATTTTAATAGTTTAAAGCACCTAGCACCTGTTTAGATTGACGAAACAGGATTCGATACTTATTTTTATCGAGAATATGGTCGCTCATTAAAAGGTCAGTTAAGAAGAGGCAAAGTATCTGGAAGAAGATATCAGAGAATTTCTTTGGTTGCAGGTCTAACAAATGAATGGTGAGTTAATCGCTCCAATGACTTACGAAGAGACGATGACGAGCGACTTTTTTGAAGCTTGGTTTCAGAAGTTTCTCTTACCAACATTAACCACACCATCGGTTATTATTATGGATAATGCAAGATTCCATAGAATGGGTAAGTTAGAACTTTTATGCGAGGAGTTTGGGTATAAACTTTGGCTCTATAATATTTGTAGTGGGTAAATCCCTTATAGATATTATGGAGCCTATTTTGTTGTAGAAAAAAAGTCCCATATGACCTATAATGAAAAGCGACCAAACAACTCATTAGAAAGATTCATATGGAACAATTACATTTTATCACAAAACTGCTCGATATTAAAGACCCAAACATCAAGATTCTAGATATCATCAATATGGATACCCACAAAGAAATTATCGCTAAGCTGGATTATGAGGCTCCATCTTGCCCTGATTGTGGAAGTCTAATGAAGAAATATGACTTTCAAAAACCGTCTAAGATCCCTTATCTTGAAACGACTGGTATGCCTACTAGAATTCTCCTTAGAAAGCGTCGATTCAAGTGCTATCACTGTTCAAAAATGATGGTCGCTGAAACTTCTATCGTCAAGAAGAATCACCAAATCCCTCGTATCATCAACCAAAAGATTGCTCAAAAGTTAATTGAAAAGATTTCTATGACTGATATTGCCCATCAGCTTTCCATCTCAACTTCAACTGTTATTCGTAAGCTCAATGATTTTCACTTTAAACATGATTTTTCTTGTCTTCCTGAGATTATGTCTTGGGATGAGTATGCTTTTACAAAGGGAAAGATGAGCTTCATTGCGCAAGATTTTAACAATCTCAATATCATCACTGTTCTTGAGGGTAGAACACAAGCTATCATTCGAAATCACTTTCTTCGCTACGATAGAGTTGTCCGATGTCGCGTCAAAATCATTACTATGGATATGTTTAGCCCTTACTATGACTTGGCTAAACAGTTTCGCTTTCAAATTTCTAGGCTCAGGCTGAAACAGTCTCCCAGACTGTTTCACTCCCGAATGCTAAAATCGTGTTGGATCGCTTTCACATTGTACAACATCTTAGCCGTGCTATGAGTCGTGTGCGTGTTCAAATCATAAATCAGTTTCATCGAAAATCCCATGAATACAAGGCTATCAAGCGCTACTGGAAACTCATTCAATAGGATAGTCGTAAACTGAGTGATAAACATTTTTATCGTCCTACTTTTCGTATGCATTGAACCAATAAAGAGATTTTAAACAAGCTTTTGAGTTATTCGGAAGACTTGAAACACCACTATCAACTCTATCAGCTCTTGCTTTTTCATTTCCAGAATAAGGAACCAGAGAAATTTTTCGGACTTATTGAGGACAATCTTAAGCAGGTTCATCCTATTTTTCAGACTGTCTTTAAAACCTTCCTCAAAGATAAAGAAAAGATTGTCAACGCCCTTCAACTACACTATTCTAACGCCAAACTGGAAGCGACCAATAATCTCATCAAACTTATCAAGCGCAATGCCTTTGGTTTTCGAAACTTTGAAAACTTCAAAAAACGGATTTTCATCGCTCTGAACATCAAAAAAGAAAGGACGAAATTTGTCCTTTCTCGAGCTTAGCTGACTTCAACCCACTACAGTTGACAAAGAGCCTAAGCTTTTACCTCTTCCTCCCTACTCACCTGAGTACAATCCTATTGAGAAAACATGGGCTCATATCAAAAAGCACCTCAAAAAGGTATTACCAAGTTGCAATACCTTTTATGAGGCTCTTTTGTCTTGTTCTTGTTTCAATTGACTATATTATCAGTGTAATAGTCTAATAGATAGTTAAATGTAGTTGGATTTCCACTAAAGGTTGATGAGTAAGTTTTTGTATCTGAACCTGATTGGCCGCAAGCAGCTAAAAGCAAAACAGATGCAAAAGTCAGGCCTGCACTAAGGACACGCTTCTTTATGTTCATCTTCTTTCTCCTTAATAGTGGGAATTTGTAAAGTTAATTGAATTTCGAGAATGAAAGTTTATAAACCTTGGTTATAAAAAACAAAGGATTTCTGCTTTTTATACAGTCCTCCCTTGTTTTTATATGATTTCAATTTTAAATTTTTCTGCAAAAAATATTTATAGTAATTCCACACAGAAAGCATCCCATGGAACTAAGATTTGTTTTTCAAAGACTTCTTGAGCTAGGGTGTTTTCAATCAAGACAGATTTGACTTTTCCTTCTACTGTCAAGTCTTGCTCTTCATTGGACAAGTTAGCCACAACTAGGAAGCGACGGTCGCCATCCTTACGTATATAAGCAAAGACCTTATCAGCCGTATCAAGCAATTCAAAGTCAGCTCGAACTAGCCAGCTATTCTCCTTGCGAATTTGGACCAGTTTCTGATAGGTATAGAAAATAGAATCTGGATTTGCCAGCGCTTCTTGGACATTGATCATCTCGTAATTTGGATTAACCGCCAACCAAGGTTGACCTGTTGAGAAACCAGCGTTTTTGCTCTCGTCCCATTGCATAGGGGTACGGGCATTGTCACGTCCAATAACACGGATACTGTCCATGATTTCTTCAATCGGAACACCTTTTTCAAGAGCCTCACGCGCATAGTTGAGAGATTCAATATCTTCTACTTGATCCAGTGTTTCAAACGGATAGTTGGTCATCCCAATCTCCTCACCTTGGTAGATATAAGGAGTTCCTCTCATAAGATGAAGCAAGATTGCAAAGGCTTTGGCAGATTTTTCGCGGTATTCTTGGTCATTTCCCCAGATTGAGACAATACGAGGGAGGTCATGGTTGTTCCAGAAGAGGGAATTCCAGCCGTCCTCAACTCCTAACTCTGTCTGCCATTTGTTGAAGATTTCTTTTAACTTAGCGATATTCAGCTCTTTTTGATAGTGCCATTTAGGCTGACCTTCCTGATACTGAAGACCGATATGTTCAAACTGGAAGACCATAGACAATTCTTGCCCCTTTGGATCAGAGTAGAGCTTGGCAATCTCTGGCGTTGCTCCCCAAGTCTCCCCTACTGTCAAGAGATCCTTATCTCCAAAGGTCGCCTGATTCATTTCCTTGAGATAGGGATGGAGCATAGGACCATTATTGACTACCTTCTCGTCAGGAATTTTGCCAATCATGTCAATAACATCCATACGGAAACCACCAATACCCTTATCAATCCAGAAGTTCATCATCTCATAAATTTTCTGGCGAAGTTTTTCATTTTCCCAGTTGAGATCCGGCTGTTTCTTGCTGAAAAAGTGGAGATAGTATTGACCTGACTTTTCATCGTATTCCCAAGCAGACCCACTAAAGATAGAATCTAAATCGTTAGGCTCATCCCGCCAGATATAGTAGTCTCGCTCAGGGCTATTAGGATTTTCACAGGCCTCTACAAACCAGGCATGCTCATCCGAGGTATGATTGACCACCAAGTCCATGATGATACGGATATCACGCTTCTTAGCTTCTGCAATCAGCTGATCCATGTCCTCCATGGTTCCAAAAATAGCCGCAATCGCTTGATAATCAGCAATATCGTAGCCATTATCATCCATAGGGCTGTCATAAACGGGAGAAAGCCAAATTGCTGTGATTCCTAGCTTGGCTAGATAGTCCAACTTACTGGTAATTCCTGGCAAATCGCCAATTCCATCTCCATTACTATCCATAAAACTCTTTGGATAGACTTGATAGACTACGGCATTATGCCACCATTTTTCTTGCATCTGTTTACCTCATTATTTTCATAATCTATAGTCTATGATAGCACTTTTTAAAATTTTGTGCAAGCGTTTGCTTAATCTTTTTAATTTCTTTTTTAGCTCCGTAGTTTCCTAACTTCCAATTTTTTATTATAATAGAGTCCAGAGGTAAAAAAATGAAAAAACAAGCTTTTAGTTCTGAACAGTATTTGAATTTACAACGCGACCATATTTTGGAGCGCATTAACCAATTTGACGGCAAGCTCTACTTAGAGTTTGGCGGTAAAATGTTAGAAGATTTCCACGCTGCTCGTGTCCTTCCTGGTTATGAACCTGACAACAAAATCAAGCTCTTGCAAGAATTGAAAGAGCAGGTTGAGGTTGTGATTGCCATTAATGCTAGCAACATTGAACATTCCAAAGCACGTGGCGACTTGGGCATTTCTTATGACCAAGAAGTTCTTCGTTTGATTGACAAATTCAATGAATTAGGGATTTTTGTTGGTTCCGTTGTCATTACACAATACGCTGGCCAACCCGCTGCAGATGCCTTCCTCAACCAACTTGAGAAAAACGGAATTGATTCTTATCTTCATTATCCAATCAAAGGATATCCGACGGATATGGATCACATCATTTCCCCAGAAGGCATGGGCAAAAACGACTACATCAAAACCAGTCGCAACTTGATTGTCGTAACCGCTCCTGGACCCGGTTCTGGAAAATTGGCAACGTGTATGTCCAATATGTACCACGACCAAATCAATGGCATCAAGTCTGGCTACGCTAAATTTGAAACCTTCCCTGTTTGGAATCTTCCCCTTCATCATCCAGTTAACTTGGCTTATGAAGCTGCCACAGCTGACCTTGATGATGTCAACATGATTGACCCCTTCCATCTTCAAACCTATGGAGAAACCACTGTCAACTACAACCGTGATATCGAAATCTTCCCAGTGCTCAAGCGCATGTTGGAACGTATTCTCGGAAAATCACCATACGCTTCACCGACAGATATGGGTGTCAACATGGTTGGTTTCGCTATTACAGATGACGAGGCTGCTGTCGAAGCTTCTAAACAAGAAATCATCCGCCGTTACTATCAAACAGTTCTTGACTTCAAAGCTGAAAAAGTTGGCGAAGCTGCCGTCAAGAAAATTGAGTTGCTCATGAACGACCTCGGTATCTCACCTGCAGACCGTAAGGTTGCTGTCGTTGCGCGCCAAAAAGCAGAAGAAACTGGTGGACCAGCCCTAGCCTTTGAATTGCCAAATGGGGAAATCGTCACTGGTAAGAACTCAGAACTCTTTGGGCCTACAGCCGCTGCCTTGATCAACGCCATCAAAAAATCAGCTGACATCGCTAAAGAAGTAAAACTAATCGAGCCTGAAGTTGTTAAGCCAATCCAAGGTCTTAAAATCGATCATCTCGGTAGCTGCAATCCACGCCTTCATTCAAATGAAATCCTGATTGCACTTGCTATCACAGCTACAGAAAATCCTGATGCTGCCCGCGCTATGGAAGAACTCGGCAACCTCAAAGGAAGCGAAGCCCACTCAACCATCATCTTGACTGATGAAGACAAGAATGTCCTTCGTAAACTGGGTATCAACGTAACCTTTGACCCATACTACCAATACGACCGCTTATATCGTAAGTAAAGATTTCAACCTCTCCAGCCTCGGAGAGGTTTTCTCTCTGTCTCAGGAGCAACCTTTATGATATAATGAGAGAAGAAAACTGAAAGGATTTACCATGTCAAAAGAAGTTATTGTCGAAAGTTTTGAACTTGACCACACCATTGTCAAAGCACCCTATGTTCGCTTGATTGGGGAAGAAACAGGACCAAAAGGAGACATCATCTCCAATTATGATATTCGCTTGGTGCAACCAAACGAAGACTCTATCCCTACTGCCGGCCTTCACACTATCGAGCACCTCTTAGCCAAACTCATCCGTACCCGCATTGACGGCATGATTGACTGTTCACCATTTGGTTGCCGCACAGGCTTCCACATGATTATGTGGGGACGTCACACCAGTGCTAAAATCGCAGCTGTTATCAAGGATTCGCTCAAGGAAATCGCTGAAACTACTACTTGGGAAGATGTCCCAGGGACAACCATCGAATCTTGCGGAAACTACAAGGACCACAGCCTCTTCTCTGCTAAAGAATGGGCAAAACTCATCTTGGAACAAGGGATTTCAGATGATGCCTTTGAACGTCATGTGATTTAAAATCGAGTAGGGGATAATCTCTAGCCCCTCTCACACCACCGTACGTGCCGTTCGGCATACGGCGGTTCAACTAACTTTTAACGCATGTCGTTCAAGGTAATAATCCAAACACGAAACCAGTCCACGTTTTTCAAGGACTGGTTTTGATATAGCACGTTTAAGTACCGACTTCTGAGCTACTAATTGATAATGGTCGCCCCAGCCAGATACCTTATCTGCTATCCATTTAGGAACTCCTAACTTAAGCAATCCCCATAATCGTCTCGATTTCTTCTTCCATTGCTTCCAGATAATCACTCGTAGGCGAGTACGCAAGCGCTCATCTATGCTGGCGACTATACTTTTCATATTTCCCAATGAGAAATAGTTTATCCATCCTCGAATGAATAAATTCAGTTGCTCTCGTGATTTACGCATATAGGTTACGACTACCTTTTTGAACTTTAGAGTTTGAGACCCCCTTATCCGCTATATACGCCTTACTATCACGTTCCTGTTCGTAAAGCCACGATTTCGCTATCCCTTCCTCTGACGATTCTTATTTCCAGCGTCAGACTTAAAACGGTCTATCCCCAGACCGTTTTAATCCACTACCTCACGATAGTCAGGCTTGGGAATCGCTATTGGGTTCACCGGTAGTGGGTGCCCACCGAGGACTTACACCTCAGATATTCAGATATATAGTAAAATGAAATAAGAACAGGACAAATCGTTCAGGACAGTCAAATCGATTTCTAACAATGTTTTAGAAGTAGATGTGTACTATTCTAGTTTCAACCTACTATACGACATGCCCGTCGTACCTCAAAAGGAACCAGTTTTTTCAGCTGGCTCCTTCTTTTTTATCCTCAAAATTCTGTCTTAGGCTTTCTCACGAATAACCAAAACGCCATCTTTCATATCTGCTTCCAGATGTTTAGCATCTAAATGATCCAAGTGGAAGTCTGTCACCTTATCACGAATTTCTTGTTCAACCACGCGACGGAGAGGACGAACCCCCATGACTTCGTCGTAACCTTCTTCTGTGATATAATCTTTAGCCGCTTGACTGACTACCAAGTCAATGTCTTTCTTAGCCAAGGTTTGGTTAACTTCAGCCAACATCAAATCTACAATCTTAGAAAGGTCTTCCTTAGTCAATTGTGAGAACTCGATGACTGCATTAAAGCGGTTGAGGAATTCTGGACGGAAGAAGGGTTTCAAACGGTCCATCAATTCTGGTTTATCCGCATCTTCTGTCAAGTTGGCTTCATAGCCAAATCCAGCATTTGAGGTCGCAATAATGACAGTGTTCTTGAAGTTTACTGTATTTCCTTGACCATCTGTCAAACGACCATCATCTAGAACTTGGAGGAGAAGGGTAATAACTTGAGGAACAGCCTTTTCAATTTCATCCAAGAGAATGATAGAGTATGGATTGCGACGAACACGTTCTGTTAAGGTATTGCTATTGTCATCATAACCCACATAGCCTGCTGTTGTACCAATTAGCTTAGAAACAGCTGTGCGGTCACTGTATTCAGACATATCCAAACGGATAATCGCATCCTGGGTTCCAAACATATCGAGTGCCAATTGCTTAGCAAGCTCCGTCTTACCAACCCCAGTAGACCCTACAAAGAGGAAGCTGCCGATTGGGCGATTTCCTTCATCAAAACCAGCACGGTTACGACGGATAGCACGAGCTACAGCTTCTACGGCCTTATCTTGACCAATCACCTTGTCTTGCAAGCGATGAGCCATATCTTTCAAACGTTCGATATCTGAAGCTCCCATTTGCGATACTGGGATACCTGTCATTCGTTCCA encodes:
- the cpsA gene encoding LCP family glycopolymer transferase CpsA, translated to MSRRFKKSRSQKVKRSVNIVLLTIYLLLICFLLFLIFKYNILAFRYLNLVVTALVLLVALVGLLLIIYKKAEKFTIFLLLFSILVSSVSLFAVQQFVGLTNRLNATSNYSEYSISVAVLADSKIENVTQLTSVTAPTGTDNENIQKLLADIKSSQNTDLTVNQSSSYLAAYKSLIAGETKAIVLNSVFENIIESEYPDYASKIKKIYTKGFTKKVEAPKTSKNQSFNIYVSGIDTYGPISSVSRSDVNILMTVNRDTKKILLTTTPRDAYVPIADSGNNQKDKLTHAGIYGVDSSIHTLENLYGVDINYYVRLNFTSFLKMIDLLGGVDVHNDQEFSALHGKFHFPVGNVHLDSEQALGFVRERYSLTDGDRDRGRNQQKVIVAIIQKLTSTEVLKNYSSILQGLQDSLQTNIPIETMIDLVNTQLESGGNYKVNSQDLKGTGRMDLPSYAMPDSNLYVMEIDDSSLTVVKAAIQDVMEGR
- a CDS encoding glycoside hydrolase family 13 protein, which gives rise to MQEKWWHNAVVYQVYPKSFMDSNGDGIGDLPGITSKLDYLAKLGITAIWLSPVYDSPMDDNGYDIADYQAIAAIFGTMEDMDQLIAEAKKRDIRIIMDLVVNHTSDEHAWFVEACENPNSPERDYYIWRDEPNDLDSIFSGSAWEYDEKSGQYYLHFFSKKQPDLNWENEKLRQKIYEMMNFWIDKGIGGFRMDVIDMIGKIPDEKVVNNGPMLHPYLKEMNQATFGDKDLLTVGETWGATPEIAKLYSDPKGQELSMVFQFEHIGLQYQEGQPKWHYQKELNIAKLKEIFNKWQTELGVEDGWNSLFWNNHDLPRIVSIWGNDQEYREKSAKAFAILLHLMRGTPYIYQGEEIGMTNYPFETLDQVEDIESLNYAREALEKGVPIEEIMDSIRVIGRDNARTPMQWDESKNAGFSTGQPWLAVNPNYEMINVQEALANPDSIFYTYQKLVQIRKENSWLVRADFELLDTADKVFAYIRKDGDRRFLVVANLSNEEQDLTVEGKVKSVLIENTLAQEVFEKQILVPWDAFCVELL
- a CDS encoding DUF1846 domain-containing protein, with amino-acid sequence MKKQAFSSEQYLNLQRDHILERINQFDGKLYLEFGGKMLEDFHAARVLPGYEPDNKIKLLQELKEQVEVVIAINASNIEHSKARGDLGISYDQEVLRLIDKFNELGIFVGSVVITQYAGQPAADAFLNQLEKNGIDSYLHYPIKGYPTDMDHIISPEGMGKNDYIKTSRNLIVVTAPGPGSGKLATCMSNMYHDQINGIKSGYAKFETFPVWNLPLHHPVNLAYEAATADLDDVNMIDPFHLQTYGETTVNYNRDIEIFPVLKRMLERILGKSPYASPTDMGVNMVGFAITDDEAAVEASKQEIIRRYYQTVLDFKAEKVGEAAVKKIELLMNDLGISPADRKVAVVARQKAEETGGPALAFELPNGEIVTGKNSELFGPTAAALINAIKKSADIAKEVKLIEPEVVKPIQGLKIDHLGSCNPRLHSNEILIALAITATENPDAARAMEELGNLKGSEAHSTIILTDEDKNVLRKLGINVTFDPYYQYDRLYRK
- a CDS encoding S-ribosylhomocysteine lyase, with translation MSKEVIVESFELDHTIVKAPYVRLIGEETGPKGDIISNYDIRLVQPNEDSIPTAGLHTIEHLLAKLIRTRIDGMIDCSPFGCRTGFHMIMWGRHTSAKIAAVIKDSLKEIAETTTWEDVPGTTIESCGNYKDHSLFSAKEWAKLILEQGISDDAFERHVI